A segment of the Planctomicrobium piriforme genome:
CGTGATCCTGTTCGCGCCCATTGCCGCGATGGTCCCTGTGCTGCTGACCGCACCGGAACTGGTGCCGCCGATGTTTACCGGCCTGTACATGGAGAAGCTGGTCGGCTTCCTGAAGCTGTATCTTCCGGTCTTCATTCTGGGAGCGGTGTTGGGGAAGGTGATTGAGCTGTCTGGTTTTTCGCGATCGATTGCCGCAGCTGTGATCTCGATTGTCGGCAGTCAGCGGACGATTCTCTCGATTGTGGCCGTTTGCGCCCTGCTGACTTATGGCGGCGTCTCGCTGTTCGTGGTTGTGTTTGCCGTCTACCCCTTTGCCGCCGACCTGTTTCGTCAGGCCGACATTCCCAAGCGGCTCATCCCAGGTACGATCGCCTTGGGGGCGTTTACGTTCACAATGGATTGCCTGCCTGGCTCGCCGCAGATTCAAAACATCATTCCCATCGCGTTTTTCAAAACCAATATCTATGCCGCGCCGTGGCTTGGGCTGCTGGGCGCCGTGTTCATTCTGACGTTGGGGCTGATCTATCTAGACTGGCGTCGTCGGCAGGCGATGGCTGCCGGAGAAGGCTATGGGTCGAATCACAGCAACGAGCCGGAATCCGGCATCGAAGATCCCCGCGTCCACCCTGCCATCGCCTTTGTGCCGCTGCTGCTGGTGGGCATCACCAACAAGGCGTTCGCCGTCGCGATTCCGCAGATTTACGGCGAGACCAGTTCCTTCTCACCAGCCGTGATGGGCAACGCTCCCAATGTGGTGCAGGATGTTTCGAAGATCGGCGCGATCTGGGCGGTGGAAGGGGCGCTGCTTGTCGGCATTCTCTCGGTGCTGGTGTTGGCGTGGAGAACAGTGCGGCCACGCTTCATCGACGGC
Coding sequences within it:
- a CDS encoding GntP family permease; this encodes MVVAYRGYSVILFAPIAAMVPVLLTAPELVPPMFTGLYMEKLVGFLKLYLPVFILGAVLGKVIELSGFSRSIAAAVISIVGSQRTILSIVAVCALLTYGGVSLFVVVFAVYPFAADLFRQADIPKRLIPGTIALGAFTFTMDCLPGSPQIQNIIPIAFFKTNIYAAPWLGLLGAVFILTLGLIYLDWRRRQAMAAGEGYGSNHSNEPESGIEDPRVHPAIAFVPLLLVGITNKAFAVAIPQIYGETSSFSPAVMGNAPNVVQDVSKIGAIWAVEGALLVGILSVLVLAWRTVRPRFIDGAKSAVSGALLAAANTASEYGFGAVIASLTGFRIIADTLQEIPNPLVNEAVSVTVLAGVTGSASGGMSIALAALSETFISNAQAANIPMAVLHRVAAMASGGMDTLPHNGAVITLLMVTGLTHRQSYQDIFAVTIIKTVAVFVVIAAYSLTGLV